The DNA region TCTGATTGAGTTCAACGCCCCGCTTCGGATGGTAGAGCGGCCAACGCCTGCGCCCCAAGGCAGCGAGGTGTTGCTTAGGGTCCTCGCGTGCGGCGTATGCCACAGCGACGTGCATCTGTGGGAGGGTTTCTATGACCTTGGTGCCGGCAAGCGGTTGGGATTGGCCGATCGAGGCCTGCGCCTACCCTTGACGCCCGGCCATGAAAACGTCGGCGAGGTAGTCGCGGTGGGGCCGCGGGCGCAGGGCGTTAAGGTGGGCGAGCAGGTCTTGGTCTTTCCCTGGATCGGATGCGGCCGATGCTCGGTTTGCGCGCGCGGAGAGGAGCAGCTCTGTTTGCAGCCGCGATCCTTGGGCTTGTTCCTGCCGGGCGGCTTCGCCGACCATCTGCTGGTCCCTGAGGCGCGCTACCTGTTCCCGGTCGGCGACCTCGACCCGGTCAAGGCAGCGCCTTACGCCTGCTCGGGCCTGACCACCTACGGGGCGCTCAAGAAAGTCGGGCGCGAGCTGATGGCCGCGCAGCCCATTTTGATTATCGGCGCCGGCGGCCTGGGGTTGATGGCGCTGTCGATTCTCAAGGCGATGGGCGGACGGGGAGCGATCGTAGCCGAGATCGATCCGAGCAAACGCCAAGCCGCGCTAGCTGCCGGCGCGCTGGCAGCGATCGACAGCGCAGCGCCTGACGCGGCGGCGCAAATTATCGCGGCGGCGGGCGCTCCGTTGTGGGCCGCGGTCGATCTGGTCGGCGCGCCCTCTACTGTAAGGATGGGGCTGGATAGTCTGGTCAAGGGCGGCAAATTAATCATAGTCGGGCTGTTCGGAGGCGAGATCACTTTGCCGCTGCCGCTGATTCCGATGCGCGCGACTACCATCCAGGGCTCTTACGTCGGCAGCCCCGGTGAGCTGGGCGAGCTTATCGAGTTGGTCCGCCGCACCGGGCTGCCCGCGGTTCCGGTCACGACTCGTCCACTTGATCAAGCCAGCGACGCGCTGGCTGATTTACACGCAGGCAGGCTTATCGGGCGCGCCGTGCTGCGCCCAGAGTAGGTTGAGTTCGTTGCTGCACGCTAAGGGATGAAACGTACGATTCGGCCAGGGCTACCTCCTGAAGCGGCTGGTGGCGGTCGTCGTCACAGAGCCCGCCGCGATTTTGCAATTTGATTCATGTTCGCGGGTTCGCGGCGCATGGCCGCGCCGCGCGCGGAGCTCTGCGGACCTAAGCTTTAGCGCAAATAACCGCCCGGCGCGCTGGTTGCCAAGAGCTCGCGACCAGCGCGCCGTTTAAGGCGTGGGCGAGGGGAATACAAAAGCCCTCCCACGCGAGAAACTTCAGGTCAGATCGAAGCGGTCAGCGTTCATCACCTTGTTCCAGGCGGCCACGAAGGCCTGTACAAACGGCAGTTGCGAGTCCGCGCAGGCATAGGCTTCCGCGATGGCACGAAGCTGCGAATTCGACCCGAAAACCAGATCTACGCGGGTTGCTGTCCACTTCAATGCGCCGGTGGCGCGATCACGTCCCTCGAACAGGTCGCGAGCCTGCGCGCTCGGTTTCCACTCGGTGTTCATGTCAAGCAGGTTGACAAAGAAGTCATTGGTGAGCACCTGTGGTCGCTTGGTCAAAACGCCGTGTTGAGATTGTCCAAAATTGGCGTTGAGAACGCGCATCCCGCCAATCAGCGCCGTCATCTCGGGCGCCGTTAAGGTCAG from Candidatus Binataceae bacterium includes:
- a CDS encoding alcohol dehydrogenase, giving the protein MRSYDLIEFNAPLRMVERPTPAPQGSEVLLRVLACGVCHSDVHLWEGFYDLGAGKRLGLADRGLRLPLTPGHENVGEVVAVGPRAQGVKVGEQVLVFPWIGCGRCSVCARGEEQLCLQPRSLGLFLPGGFADHLLVPEARYLFPVGDLDPVKAAPYACSGLTTYGALKKVGRELMAAQPILIIGAGGLGLMALSILKAMGGRGAIVAEIDPSKRQAALAAGALAAIDSAAPDAAAQIIAAAGAPLWAAVDLVGAPSTVRMGLDSLVKGGKLIIVGLFGGEITLPLPLIPMRATTIQGSYVGSPGELGELIELVRRTGLPAVPVTTRPLDQASDALADLHAGRLIGRAVLRPE